ATTTGTGTCGTATGAGTTCAAAAGCTTCTCAAGCTCTTCCTTAATTGCGTCAATTACGTTAAGCTTGCTGCGGTCTTTTTCTACCTTAAGCCTTACCCTGGTGTTTTCAATGATTTTTATGGCGACATCATATCCGATATCACTCGTAATCAAGATTTCTTCAATTTCGTCTAACAGCTCATCATCCAGCTTTGCCTTGCCGGTAATGGTCTCATTTATTTTCGTAACGATCTTGTCCCTTGTCTTGGACAGGCCGTCTTTCAGTTTGTCAAAGTTGATGTTCTTGAACAGATTCATTTTTATTCCACGTTAAAGATTCTTTTGCCCTGATTATGTAGGCTACTAGTGAACCATAGACCAGAATCAGGCTGGTATAATAAAGTAAATCGTAGACAAGGCTATCCTTTAGTCCGAATATAATTGACAAAAGATAAGCAGCAATAAATGTAACGGTTATCTTCCCTAAAAGGTTTGAAGGCAGTACCTTGCCTATTTTATTGGTAACGTAAATCCCTCCCAGGAATATTATTAAATCACGCCCTATAACGGAAAAAAAGAATAAGGGAGGAATATGACCCAGAAGGAAGAGCTGGATAGCAACTACCCCCACCAGCACCTTATCGGCCAGAGGGTCAATGATCTTTCCTGCTTCTGAAATCTCATTATACTTGCGGGCCAGGTAACC
The nucleotide sequence above comes from Ignavibacteria bacterium. Encoded proteins:
- a CDS encoding CDP-diacylglycerol--glycerol-3-phosphate 3-phosphatidyltransferase, which produces MIKIRDFYTRSNLLSLTRLLLSVPVFFLLSRMENSVSYRIEIIAILVFAASTDFLDGYLARKYNEISEAGKIIDPLADKVLVGVVAIQLFLLGHIPPLFFFSVIGRDLIIFLGGIYVTNKIGKVLPSNLLGKITVTFIAAYLLSIIFGLKDSLVYDLLYYTSLILVYGSLVAYIIRAKESLTWNKNESVQEHQL